A single window of bacterium DNA harbors:
- a CDS encoding glycosyltransferase family 1 protein translates to MQKRPMTVIALNALQVSNRSGTGYYSQKIIKYVPSVQPRLRYLIILPASFRANPLSQELARMPNVQLKFVRAASLAARLLFEQLILPRLLAKARVDLLHSLAFVAPLHLRTKSIVTVHDLTFELFPETITGLRRLYLGKATKLSARLADRVIAVSEAVRTDLVKHLSLEPKSVVAVSEGGLEARGLKREVRALQLKQLLGWSEPYILFIGTMEPRKNLKTLLAAFSVLHTRFNSRCKLVIVGRKGWLTADMRRSLAKSGVEDDVVFTGFLPDAVVISLMQDASMFIMPSLYEGFGLPLVTAMACQTPIAASRAGSIPEVVGDAAVLFDPLNVEEMAESMHRILTSPALVKRLVEAGERRCERFSWARCALETVGVYEQVLSA, encoded by the coding sequence ATGCAAAAGCGACCAATGACCGTGATCGCACTTAATGCCCTTCAAGTCTCGAACCGGAGCGGAACTGGCTACTATAGCCAAAAGATCATCAAGTACGTGCCGTCTGTTCAGCCCCGACTGCGCTATCTCATAATCCTGCCAGCTTCATTCCGGGCGAACCCACTCAGCCAGGAACTTGCTAGGATGCCCAACGTTCAGCTCAAGTTCGTCCGGGCGGCCAGCCTGGCTGCGCGGCTCCTCTTCGAACAGCTGATTCTACCCCGTCTTCTCGCAAAGGCCAGGGTTGACCTGCTCCACTCGCTTGCCTTCGTCGCGCCGCTTCACCTTCGCACCAAGAGCATCGTTACCGTGCACGACCTCACGTTCGAGCTGTTCCCCGAGACCATCACTGGCCTACGTCGGCTTTATCTCGGCAAGGCGACCAAGCTGTCAGCTCGCCTCGCTGATCGCGTCATAGCGGTCTCGGAGGCGGTCAGAACGGACCTCGTCAAGCATCTCTCGCTCGAGCCCAAAAGCGTTGTGGCGGTCTCGGAGGGCGGTCTCGAGGCGCGCGGCCTTAAGAGGGAAGTGAGAGCTCTCCAGCTCAAACAGCTGCTCGGCTGGAGTGAGCCGTACATTCTGTTCATTGGCACGATGGAGCCGAGAAAAAACCTAAAGACGCTTTTGGCAGCATTTTCGGTGCTTCACACAAGGTTCAACAGCCGATGCAAGCTCGTGATCGTGGGCCGTAAGGGCTGGCTGACAGCCGACATGCGACGTAGTCTTGCCAAGAGCGGCGTCGAGGATGATGTCGTGTTCACAGGGTTTCTGCCGGATGCTGTTGTCATCAGTCTAATGCAGGACGCAAGCATGTTCATCATGCCGTCGCTATACGAGGGGTTCGGACTACCACTCGTTACCGCGATGGCTTGCCAGACGCCGATCGCCGCGTCGAGGGCTGGCTCGATACCGGAGGTGGTGGGCGACGCGGCAGTGCTGTTCGACCCCCTGAACGTTGAGGAGATGGCCGAGTCGATGCATCGCATCCTCACCTCGCCTGCCCTGGTCAAGAGGCTAGTTGAGGCCGGCGAGAGGCGCTGCGAGCGATTCAGTTGGGCAAGATGTGCCCTCGAGACGGTTGGCGTTTACGAGCAGGTGCTTTCAGCTTGA
- a CDS encoding EutN/CcmL family microcompartment protein, with translation MILAKVVGNVVATRKDEKLVGSKLLVVQPVEPDGKPRGGLLIARDTVGAGSGETVIVVQGSSARMARQSKNMPVDAAIIAIVDEVQRDG, from the coding sequence ATGATCTTGGCGAAGGTAGTTGGCAACGTCGTGGCTACCCGGAAGGACGAAAAGCTCGTCGGCTCGAAGCTCCTAGTCGTTCAGCCAGTCGAGCCTGACGGGAAGCCCAGGGGCGGCCTGTTGATAGCGAGGGATACTGTCGGGGCGGGCTCTGGCGAGACCGTCATAGTTGTGCAAGGCTCATCAGCACGCATGGCCAGACAGAGCAAGAATATGCCCGTGGACGCGGCGATAATCGCCATCGTCGATGAGGTCCAGAGGGACGGGTAG
- a CDS encoding acyl-CoA dehydratase activase, translating into MSRLYLGIDAGSITVKAVAIDEAHNVLAHSYLRSRGDPIATVLASLRQVGEQLPDKADVVGVGATGSGRDLAAALVGADVIKNEITAHATATLEAVPEARTIIEIGGQESKLIVLEKGLVTDFRLNTICAAGTGSFLDHQAERMGIAVSELGRLAAQATSRARISGRCTVFAETDMISKQQMGYGREEICAGLCDALATSYLSNVARGIQLCPPIVFLGGVAANAGMRRAFGERLGCAVIVPEHFALMGAIGVAMLTQRLRNWDSSRFKGFNPSASVRRGETFICDGCENHCEIVKLVAEGKLVAYVGSRCGKWALWTEGAEKAKFSS; encoded by the coding sequence ATGAGTCGGCTCTATCTAGGCATTGATGCTGGCTCCATAACCGTCAAGGCCGTCGCGATTGACGAGGCGCACAACGTTCTCGCGCATTCGTATCTTCGCAGCCGCGGCGATCCCATTGCGACAGTTCTGGCCTCGCTTCGGCAAGTTGGCGAGCAGCTTCCAGACAAAGCTGACGTTGTCGGCGTCGGGGCAACGGGAAGCGGGAGGGACCTTGCGGCGGCTCTTGTCGGTGCGGATGTCATCAAGAACGAGATCACAGCCCATGCCACTGCAACGCTCGAGGCTGTTCCCGAGGCACGGACGATCATCGAGATCGGCGGGCAAGAATCGAAGCTGATCGTCCTCGAAAAGGGGCTCGTTACGGATTTTCGGCTGAACACGATTTGCGCTGCGGGGACCGGCTCTTTTCTGGACCACCAAGCGGAGAGAATGGGCATTGCCGTGTCGGAGCTCGGGAGGCTCGCCGCCCAGGCGACGTCTCGCGCCCGGATTTCAGGCCGCTGCACGGTCTTCGCGGAGACCGATATGATATCGAAGCAGCAGATGGGCTACGGCAGGGAGGAGATATGCGCTGGCCTGTGCGATGCGCTGGCCACAAGCTATTTGAGCAACGTGGCAAGAGGCATCCAACTGTGCCCGCCGATCGTGTTTCTGGGCGGAGTTGCGGCCAATGCTGGCATGCGCCGCGCATTTGGGGAGCGCCTCGGCTGTGCTGTCATCGTCCCCGAGCATTTCGCACTGATGGGCGCGATCGGCGTTGCGATGTTGACCCAACGGCTGAGGAACTGGGACAGCTCACGTTTCAAGGGGTTCAATCCCAGCGCCTCGGTGAGACGAGGTGAGACGTTCATCTGCGACGGGTGTGAGAACCACTGCGAGATCGTGAAGCTCGTGGCCGAAGGAAAGCTAGTGGCTTACGTGGGGAGCCGCTGCGGCAAGTGGGCTCTATGGACGGAGGGTGCGGAGAAGGCTAAGTTCTCCAGCTGA
- a CDS encoding sodium/solute symporter (Members of the Solute:Sodium Symporter (SSS), TC 2.A.21 as described in tcdb.org, catalyze solute:Na+ symport. Known solutes for members of the family include sugars, amino acids, nucleosides, inositols, vitamins, urea or anions, depending on the system.), whose translation MIKVACLAAYVVAILYIGYTSMKRTKTFGGFFLANRSVGPWLTAFTYGTAYFSAVLIIGFAGKVGWGFGMAALWIALGNTVIGTFLVWKLLGKRIMLVSRKMDLHTMPEYLHWRYDSKFLKAYSAICIFVFLIPYSASVYMGLSYLFQINFNMPYEYVLLGMAVLTAIYLTMGGYKAVTLVDIFQGTVMIAGILIMIGMFTQRAGGFSSILAKLNSINPDLTSVWGPPGWLSIMALVFLTSVAPLAMPQLVQKFYGIKDERSVKIGTTVATLFALVVTFGAYYSGALTRVFISESKYPALFTNGKVAVDKLLPVMIRDFVPELLAIVILLLVFAASMSTLAALVLVSSSSIVKDLYQGFFRKDTSEKKLVLLMRVACLVAILLSVLVALARPVVIVTMLAISWGAVAAVFLAPFVYGLLWKRATKLSAMISSFAGLGTTLIWYALSESTKQVPTIASAGMIVSLLVLPIVVWIESSLRRKPAAS comes from the coding sequence ATGATCAAGGTTGCGTGCCTTGCTGCTTACGTTGTTGCCATCCTATACATCGGCTATACGTCAATGAAGCGCACCAAGACGTTCGGGGGCTTCTTTCTCGCCAATCGATCAGTTGGACCTTGGCTGACTGCATTCACCTACGGGACTGCATATTTCAGCGCGGTGCTGATAATTGGGTTTGCGGGCAAGGTCGGCTGGGGCTTTGGAATGGCAGCGCTTTGGATAGCGCTGGGCAACACAGTTATCGGGACGTTCCTCGTCTGGAAGCTGCTTGGCAAGAGGATCATGCTCGTCAGCCGGAAGATGGACCTGCACACGATGCCCGAATACCTGCACTGGCGATACGACTCGAAGTTTTTGAAGGCTTATTCCGCGATATGTATCTTCGTGTTCCTGATTCCGTATTCAGCGTCTGTTTATATGGGCCTAAGCTATCTGTTCCAGATCAACTTCAACATGCCTTACGAATACGTTTTGCTTGGCATGGCCGTTTTGACGGCGATCTATCTCACCATGGGTGGCTACAAGGCGGTAACACTTGTGGACATATTTCAGGGCACAGTCATGATTGCTGGCATCCTGATAATGATCGGGATGTTCACACAAAGAGCTGGAGGCTTCTCGAGCATCTTGGCCAAGCTCAACTCGATCAACCCGGATTTAACGTCGGTCTGGGGCCCCCCGGGCTGGCTCTCCATCATGGCTCTGGTGTTTCTGACCTCAGTCGCGCCCCTCGCAATGCCGCAGCTTGTCCAGAAGTTCTACGGGATTAAGGACGAAAGGTCGGTGAAGATAGGCACGACCGTGGCCACCCTCTTCGCCCTCGTCGTAACGTTCGGCGCATACTACTCCGGCGCGCTGACGAGAGTGTTCATCTCGGAAAGCAAGTATCCGGCGCTCTTTACGAATGGGAAGGTCGCCGTTGATAAACTCCTACCCGTGATGATACGCGACTTCGTCCCAGAACTGCTCGCCATTGTCATTCTGCTTCTCGTGTTTGCCGCCTCGATGTCCACGCTGGCTGCGCTCGTCCTCGTCTCGAGCTCGTCAATCGTGAAGGACCTTTACCAGGGCTTTTTCAGGAAGGATACCAGCGAGAAAAAGCTCGTGCTCTTGATGCGAGTTGCGTGCCTTGTGGCCATTCTGCTCTCCGTGCTCGTGGCGCTCGCGAGGCCTGTGGTAATCGTTACCATGCTGGCGATATCGTGGGGTGCTGTCGCAGCGGTTTTCCTTGCACCGTTTGTCTATGGCCTTCTGTGGAAGAGAGCAACCAAACTGAGCGCAATGATAAGCTCCTTTGCAGGACTTGGGACGACGCTCATCTGGTATGCTCTCAGCGAGTCGACGAAGCAGGTGCCAACGATCGCCTCCGCGGGCATGATCGTTTCGCTGTTGGTTCTGCCCATAGTGGTTTGGATTGAGTCAAGTCTGCGAAGGAAACCTGCCGCTTCCTAG
- the smpB gene encoding SsrA-binding protein SmpB, which produces MSKNGSTLEKTICTNRKAKHDYVLGERIEAGLMLVGSEVKALREGKANLVDSYARVKEGEVFLYNCHISEYAQASRLNHEPRRVRKLLLHRREIKRLRAKTVETGRTLIPTRLYFSGGRAKVELAIATGKRKYEKRSAEKEKEVRRELHDRYGF; this is translated from the coding sequence ATGAGCAAGAACGGCAGCACGTTAGAAAAGACTATTTGCACCAACCGCAAGGCCAAGCACGACTACGTTCTCGGAGAGCGGATCGAGGCGGGCCTCATGCTTGTCGGCAGCGAGGTCAAGGCACTCCGGGAGGGCAAGGCGAACCTCGTGGACTCTTACGCCCGAGTCAAGGAGGGCGAAGTCTTTCTCTACAACTGCCACATCTCGGAATATGCCCAGGCTTCGCGCCTCAATCACGAGCCGAGGCGCGTCAGGAAGCTCTTGCTGCACAGGCGGGAGATCAAACGTTTGAGGGCGAAGACTGTGGAGACGGGCCGAACGCTGATCCCCACGAGGCTCTATTTCTCCGGCGGCCGGGCGAAGGTCGAGCTTGCGATCGCGACAGGCAAGCGCAAGTACGAGAAGCGTTCTGCGGAGAAGGAGAAAGAGGTAAGACGAGAGCTGCACGACCGCTATGGTTTCTGA
- a CDS encoding sensor domain-containing diguanylate cyclase produces the protein MSDKSYMLKKLMELADLSKHINMSMDLRHIVDYAVGHLPKIMGLSITSIFLLDNERNALYMAASNDNSIDREKMGRIKFQLGEGLIGKVGASLEPVIVDDVEKHEAFRGHSDPKYGDKSCRILPMISAGKLVGVITMTSLLNNPEEAYHDTALLSLFADHTAIAVRNAQLLAMARDEADRDGLTKLYTHRYFQVHLDREMARARRYHTKLSLMLIDIDNFKEFNDNFGHIVGDEVLVGASAIMLANMRIGVDIPCRYGGDEFVAILPETDLQAAFDVAERVRKMIEFLEFSAGEKRLVTTLSIGVCEYAKHLSKVEFINLTDKAMFASKEMGRNRTTSAEAPPAQAPSAPPSGQ, from the coding sequence ATGTCTGATAAGTCATATATGCTCAAGAAGCTGATGGAGCTTGCGGACCTGAGCAAGCACATCAACATGTCAATGGACTTGAGGCACATCGTTGATTATGCGGTTGGGCACCTGCCCAAGATCATGGGGCTCTCAATCACGTCGATATTCCTGCTTGATAACGAGCGCAACGCCCTCTACATGGCCGCGTCCAACGACAACTCGATCGACAGGGAGAAGATGGGGCGGATCAAGTTCCAGCTGGGCGAAGGCCTGATCGGCAAGGTGGGTGCATCACTTGAACCTGTGATAGTGGACGACGTTGAGAAGCACGAGGCGTTTCGTGGTCACTCGGACCCAAAATATGGCGATAAATCGTGCCGCATACTGCCCATGATCTCGGCCGGGAAGCTCGTGGGCGTCATCACGATGACATCCCTTCTCAACAACCCCGAAGAGGCTTACCACGACACAGCTCTGTTGTCGTTATTTGCCGACCACACAGCTATTGCTGTCAGAAACGCTCAGCTGCTAGCGATGGCCAGAGATGAGGCGGACCGCGATGGGCTGACCAAGCTCTATACGCACCGCTATTTCCAGGTTCACCTCGACCGCGAAATGGCCCGGGCGAGGCGCTACCACACGAAGCTTTCGCTCATGCTCATCGACATAGACAACTTCAAGGAGTTCAATGACAATTTCGGGCATATTGTGGGTGACGAGGTCTTGGTGGGCGCTTCGGCGATCATGCTAGCCAACATGAGGATTGGCGTTGATATCCCTTGCCGATACGGCGGAGACGAGTTCGTTGCGATCCTTCCTGAGACCGATTTACAGGCGGCGTTCGATGTGGCTGAGCGTGTGAGGAAGATGATAGAGTTCTTGGAGTTCTCGGCGGGTGAGAAGAGGCTGGTGACGACTCTGAGCATAGGCGTGTGCGAATATGCAAAGCACCTGTCGAAGGTGGAGTTCATCAACCTAACTGACAAGGCGATGTTTGCGAGCAAGGAGATGGGACGCAATCGGACGACAAGCGCTGAGGCGCCGCCAGCCCAGGCGCCTTCAGCCCCCCCTTCTGGCCAGTAG
- a CDS encoding ATP-grasp domain-containing protein → MARLFEFQGKALISDAGISVPNGEVVETPEGAVETAKRIGLPVVLKSQVWVTGRASAGGIDFAETLDEVERKAARMLGHQVKGQTVEKLLVEERLSIARELFVGITIDDRRKRPVVIFSTRGGTGIEEIASKWPQAVAHIDIDPRRGIYDFEARDLVRRVGIRGEEQKRIVPAIRLLWATASRYEASSAEINPLVVTDGGDVVAADCRITIDDYAVFRHPELGIEIAREFDRPATNLERTAYRIEANDYRGTFYFFQMLHKFNKGEGVIGFHGAGGGGSMMSMDAVLKKGFKLANFCDTSGNPPASKVYRAARIILAQKNIDGYFASGSGVASQEQFNSARGLIKAFAEEGLSVPAVIRLGGNAEELAIALLKQFSDYWPAPLEAYGRDDTPEFCADRLSVLLMLPARAKQVRHFDYPSEFAYSFKTMTGWVRFDAARCLRCSEKPCIKACTPGILEVSDGVPRLGIPDEEAATGRCVECLACELECHLRGAEGLKIELPIEGLDQ, encoded by the coding sequence TTGGCCAGACTGTTTGAGTTTCAAGGCAAGGCGCTCATCTCAGACGCCGGCATCTCTGTGCCGAATGGAGAGGTTGTTGAGACGCCGGAGGGCGCGGTTGAGACGGCCAAGCGCATTGGTTTGCCAGTCGTGCTCAAATCGCAGGTTTGGGTGACCGGTCGGGCCTCGGCCGGGGGGATAGATTTCGCCGAGACGCTGGACGAGGTCGAGCGCAAGGCGGCGAGAATGCTGGGGCATCAGGTTAAAGGTCAGACGGTCGAGAAGCTGCTCGTGGAGGAGAGGCTTTCGATAGCTCGCGAGCTCTTCGTAGGCATAACGATCGACGATCGCAGGAAGCGGCCGGTAGTGATATTCAGCACTCGTGGCGGGACTGGCATCGAGGAGATCGCCTCCAAGTGGCCACAGGCCGTCGCTCATATTGACATCGACCCGCGAAGGGGCATTTACGACTTCGAGGCGCGGGACCTGGTGCGGCGTGTGGGCATACGGGGCGAGGAGCAGAAGAGAATAGTGCCGGCCATTAGGCTGCTCTGGGCCACGGCCAGTCGCTATGAGGCCAGCAGCGCTGAGATCAACCCGCTCGTGGTAACTGATGGCGGTGATGTGGTGGCCGCAGATTGCAGGATAACGATCGATGATTACGCGGTCTTTCGACACCCTGAGCTTGGAATAGAGATCGCCCGGGAGTTCGACCGGCCGGCCACCAACCTTGAGCGGACCGCATACCGCATCGAGGCGAACGACTATCGTGGGACCTTCTACTTCTTCCAGATGCTTCACAAGTTTAATAAGGGCGAGGGGGTCATCGGCTTTCATGGCGCTGGTGGCGGTGGCTCGATGATGTCGATGGATGCGGTGCTGAAAAAAGGCTTCAAGCTGGCGAATTTCTGCGACACAAGCGGCAATCCGCCGGCCTCCAAGGTCTATCGCGCGGCGCGGATAATTCTCGCGCAAAAGAACATCGACGGCTACTTCGCGTCGGGGTCGGGCGTGGCAAGTCAGGAGCAGTTCAACTCCGCGCGGGGGCTCATCAAGGCGTTCGCGGAGGAGGGGCTTTCCGTGCCGGCCGTGATACGTCTTGGCGGCAACGCTGAGGAGCTTGCTATTGCCCTTCTGAAGCAGTTTTCGGACTACTGGCCCGCTCCGCTTGAGGCTTACGGTCGGGACGACACGCCGGAGTTCTGTGCGGACAGGCTCTCTGTTTTGCTGATGCTTCCGGCGAGGGCCAAACAGGTGAGGCATTTCGACTACCCGAGCGAGTTTGCCTATTCGTTCAAGACGATGACTGGCTGGGTGCGTTTTGACGCCGCGCGGTGTCTCAGATGCAGTGAGAAGCCGTGTATTAAGGCGTGCACTCCTGGCATTCTCGAGGTGTCGGACGGGGTCCCGAGGCTCGGCATTCCGGATGAGGAGGCGGCCACGGGGCGATGCGTTGAGTGTTTGGCGTGCGAGCTTGAATGCCACTTGCGGGGTGCCGAAGGGCTCAAGATCGAGCTGCCGATAGAGGGATTGGACCAATAA